A segment of the Carya illinoinensis cultivar Pawnee chromosome 1, C.illinoinensisPawnee_v1, whole genome shotgun sequence genome:
ctcttaTCCTCTCGGTGTTTCTTTCCTTGTGGGAGTAGTTTTCCAAAGTCTAGTTGAATTCAAACCCCTCCAGATTACTCACGACATCTCCCTCTCCCTTATCTATAAATCCCATGGGATCCTTCAGAAATAAACCCAAGAAAAATccagttgaataaaaaaaaaaaaaatcactcgcATAGCTTAGTACTCTACCCAGCCATTGCCGATCACCCTAGGACGTCGGAGCACCACGAATAGTGCCAGAAACCGCCAGCCAGCCTGGTGCCGTCGCACAGACTCCCTCAGGTAAGCCATTGTCGTCGCCCACACCCTTCCTTCCCCTTGGCTGTGGGAGTTTCAGTTTCTCCCTCTAaaatttgctctctctctctctctctctcaatagcTTTCTATTTCTATATCAATCAGACTGATACTGGAAGCTATCCCTAGTATAAAGCATAAAAGCTAGCAATGaacctcacttttcaattcTCTCAATCAGTCcaaattttctctctcatctacTCTCTCTCCGTTTTCTCtcaaaatttattacttttgtCTTATGCAGCAAAGAGGTGTCAGATGATGGCCTAATAAAGTgaacttaaataaatatcttGAGCCTTAAAAGTAAAACTTTAGAAGAGATATAAGGTCATGCCCTTCTTAGTAAGATGAGTTTTTTTGCTGGGGCTGGATTTTGTTTTTATCTAGGCTAATGTTTTAAATCGGGTGGACTTGTTTCATGCAGAAACTATCGTAATAGTTAAGTGAGTTGATTTCTCGTGGGCTTGATGCTTTTAATGGACTGGTCGTGTTTGCAGAAAACTGGTTTAGTGATTTTAAGTGGGCTGTTTTCTTTAATTGGGGCTGCGCTGGAATTTAAGTTAACCCAAAGTTTtacatgaataaatatgagcCCATAGACTTGTTTTTatcagaaaatatttaagggattttaagaatattttaaagtaTACTTTTTagtctattattttaattaatattctaattgtctattatatttaactatgtttttaagttatatttttaaatagaagttAGGGAATATGTAATgagttttgaataatattattttgtgtaatTCTTGTATAATcgaataattattaaattatctctttAGTATTATTCTAAGTATTTAGAATCTTACGAGACGTTTTGCTAGAAAAgtttagtaacgtctagtgcctcgtataggtcacgagctgCGACGTGAGATTGTGAAAGCAGTGCTAAGAGGtaattagtatgatcatataattgcaTGTTTACTGTAAACTTTCTAAtggtatatgaaaatatgatgtttgTCTACGCTACGCTACAAgctaagtcaaggttagattccTTTCACAATATTTGATGAATTATGACATTATGCTTGTATGAATGATTATAAAATCACATAGAAGCCATGAAATGTTCATGTAGTAATTTAAGTCAAGTATGCTATGTAATAAAATAGCCAGAttatgtatgccatgttcatATAGTGATTAAATCATATATGCAATGTGATGTCATGAAGCATTTAGATTAAGTATGTTATGTAAAGTTCATATAAAActcagatcatgtatgccatggaatgtttatgtttagatcATATTATGCCATGAACAAGAATATgtcatgtacaagaatatgccatgttatgctatACCATTTACAAGTATATGCCATGATAGAAAAgttcatgatattaaataagttcTCATGTATTAAGAAATATAAGATGTTTAAGGGTGACACGAACCTAAACGTGTTCACCACAAGCTATGTTAAGACAATACCATGGACCTAAGTGTGGTTCACCATATGTTGAGTgaaagtgaaacacggacctaaacgtgttcatcacaagatatgttaaggatgacacaTACATAagcatgttcatcacaagataTGTTAAGGGTGATACAaacctaagcgtgttcatcacaagttatgttaagggtgacacagacctaagcgtgttcatcataagttatgttatgcggtgtcacggactcaagcatggttcaccttatgttaagtgaaacacggactcaagtgtgtttcactccatgttataaCAAATTATGGGgtgccacggactcaagcgtggttcactatataataagtaaaagaTAAGATAAACAAGTAATTTATGCATTCACGTTATATGTTTACCATGATTATGTATGTTTCCGCTCATGTTGATGATGAATGAACATGCTACGAGAATCTATGAATGATAGATATTTGTTTGaagagtctttcaaaaattagatctaagctaaaatatattttacaatatgatGTACTATTTACgactcatgtttttttttttttgtttctttgttctcTTTTATGTTTAACTGTCGTAGATGATGATTGTAAGGATGCAGAGCTGGAGggccaggagtagatttagtGCAAGGACTTAGTTTTTTTTAGGTTATTGGATAAAAAGTTACACGCATggttagtttatgtttttactttacgttttcaattttatgttttcaaaaacagttatgttcagtttaattaatgttttcaataaatgtgGTATTTCAAGATATGAATCTCTTTACTGGGCATTATAGTATGTACGTTAGTAAcatctctatcctacgggaacggggtgttacaccTGCAAGATGGTGAAAACCTATGAAATAAAAATgcagaaaagaagagagagagggccCAGATTTAAAGCAAAAGAGGAACAAAATTAAAGAGGTAGAAATGCAACTaactgaagaagaagagaaaaaaccGAATGAAGAATAAGAAGGAAAGAAGCAGCGGCGCAGGAGAAAAGAGGAAACAAAGCCCTAAGGGCTGGGAGCAAATGGTGCCGTTTTGGAAGAGAAAGGGGCTGGGCTTGAGGCACATGGGCTGAGCCCGAAAACTGGAAGGGCTGGGCCCAAAATCAGAGTAAAATCCCACTAAAACAAGCCTGGCCGAAAAATAAAGGgtctaacaaaagaaaaatacacaataaaaataaataaaagacaaataaaaacactataactaattataaataaaaataaacaaataagtccaacaatgaaataatttaaactagagactagagagtaatttaaatacaaaataataattaataacaagaaaacacattaaaataaattacacaacttaaaaattataaaataatccaaagaggaacataataaatttaaaatgagagaattattaattataataatttaaataatattttaataaaaatacatgtaaacaCGGGGTATTTCAATATGCCCCTGTTCTTCTGCTCCCAAATGCACTGTTTGTTTTCATGGAAAATATATCCAAGGAAATAAATGACCCtttctaatttatttagaaATAGTATTTTCCTATGCTAACAGCGCAAAAAGATGAACCATTGAATCCAAGCAATCCCCGTTGCTTAATCGGAACCGACTAATGATCAAATTGTCCATGTATATTACCTTGATTGTCCAAGATTACATAACAATTGTTCAGGATTGCTAGCAATCATGGATAATCTCAAACCTAAAAAGTCAGAATCGGAAATCAATTTCATAGAAATGGCTTACAAGCTGAGCGGGGAGCGATAATCTTTCGTCAACGTGGACGGTCCTGACATTGACGAAGCAGCGAGTGATGAGCTTGACGAAATGATCAGGGCTACCGGAGGCTCCGATACGGAGGGTGGAGCGGCTGAGGCGCTCGAGGTTGAGCCAGCGCTTGCAGACGAGGGAGCAAGCGTCGCGGCTCGGCTTGGAGTCGAGGCGCCGGAAGATCTCTACGAGCAGTTCGTCGGGCAGACAAGTGTTGATCCGATCGTGGCCTCGCATGATTAGAGAATTGGATTATCAGGAAACGAGATATGTGTGTACGTAGAATGGATAATTATGGATTGGGTTGTGTGTTTCTGTTTCAGGGATTTTGTGTGCGTGAGAAATGAGAATGGAATGTTTATGTTTTGGGGAATCGGTGGAGTCGGCAGTTTGCtttaacttataattttttatgtttagacACACCTTTCTCACCTTGTGACACGAGTCGTTAATTTTGTAATCTTATGAAGGTACGAAAGATGCGTTCGAAATAgcgcgtttttttttttttcttttttaaatagactttattttatttaatgaaatcgAATATACAATTATAACTAATTAATACTGAAAAAATTTAGATTACTAGCCAAACTGTTCAACTGTGAGGGATTCTCCCgttcataaatttctttatggcAGACATTCTCTTAACTTCAAAGACTGTCGTTACTTTTTAATAACGTCCACCGTGCATTGATCCTCTGTTTTATGCTCTAAAACTGTGGGTGCACCGTGTACTTGATATTCTGTTTTATGCTTTAAAACTAGAGCATTTTCAAAACCAACCGACCAGAATCTTTCTCCGTCCACTTCTCGTGCATGGATAACTACATTTCAAACTTTATTGCCAATCggaaaaaagggagagagagagggatgaacCACCAGAAGTTTGGGCTATGCGCATGAGCCATGGCATCCCACCATCGCCACAGTCCATCACCGAGCAAACTTATTCCAAAACTAGATAAAGCAGAAAAACTAGCTAGACGAATAATAAACCAGACAAAGTAGAAAGACAAAGAGGGGAAGGGGGAGGAAGGAgagagccgaggctcccacctccctgtTGGACAACTCTGGCTTTTCCTTAGAGATTGGGGgaagtttctctctctctaagaacTCATTTTCGAAATAGTGAGTTGAACCTTAAATGACGTGGTTGGCGACATTTGAAAATGATTAGAATCGATCTACCACTCCTTTTGAGGTCAGTCATCCCTTATTTTTCAAGGTTTCTTCTACCTtgcattttcaataaaatttggtGGTTGATGTGTGGGATATTTATGTGTTTAGtaagtctataatataataggttatgataaaaaaaaatttctaaattcctacataaaatataaaaaaaatatttctaaatttttacataaaatataataaacaattcaatttcttTCAAATGGTGTTAACGGATCGTATTATAGTCGTATCAATGTATGTATATCATACCATATGGGTAAACTCAGACCTGACCTGTCAAACTTATCATGTCAAAATATCAAACTCTAATAtaacccattaacataacaagtcgtgtcgtgtcaatccGTTTCAGTCCCTTTATGTAAATAGATTGAATGGATTTGAAATTAACTGGTTTGAcctaattaaatttagtataattttatataaatgttaaaatcactatatttataaaaaatttaaacctaactacaagtctaaaattacaatccaaacaataaaaatatctaaattaaaattctaaaaatgttatttttaggTGTAaggatataattataattttagctTTCTTAACGAGTCATAACAAGTTATAACGTGTCAAAACGGATTAACCTattatcaacccgttaaacaAGTATGTCTTAACTGGTTGGTCAATCCGTTTTGATTCGAATCTCATTAAGACTAAACTCAAACTTGATATTATTGTATCGTGTTTGTATTCGTGTCGGGTTAATAGGTCGTGTTATATATTGCCACCCAACCCTCAAAGCATCAACGCCATGAAAACCAAACACCCAGATAAACATGAACCATAAAACAAGATTGAAAGATTTgtatgagagaaagaaagagattacagtgttgtttgactaatgtgttgagatgagataaatttagatgaaaatttaaagttgaataaagtattattttttaatattattattattttaaaattaaaaaaattaaattatttattatattttatataaaaattttaaaaaattataataataaaatgaaatgaaacactTTTTATATTAAACGGGCCACATGTGATGTTGGCAGACGAGAAGAGTTTAAGATGCAACACAAATGGCGACAGATGGTTAAAACTCGGAGAGGAAAATACCTTGGCTCTATTTtgtatctttaaaaaaaaaaaaaaaaaaaaaagctgaaaTGGGATGGAAATGAAAAGGATGCTTAATTTATGTGTATAGATCTATTTGGTTAGTACAATGGtttatcaaattatttgagttgTGATTTCTAGCTATAGCTGTTTTATTTATAAGCTATCATAAATAGCATGCCATCTATATcagatttaatttaaaagattcagattttaattatattatataaatattttattagttgtATTCTATATATCAATTTGAGAATAgatatttcttataaatatattttacatgaCCTTTTATTCAAATGTTTGATATACAAAAAAGGAcctaaaattcttttaataaatatctataaataagaagagaaaagaTAACGAGGAAAGAGTAGTAAAGttccacaaaaagaaaaagaaaaagaaagaaggatgaaagaaaagtcgaatgataaaaattaaaattaagcatTTCCCATTTGGTAACCAAAATACTGAAAAAGAAATAGAGCAGGAAGGCTGTCAAAGCCCTGCATGATCAGGCGATCTACAGCATGCTCTAGCTCCGTCGATTCGTCCACAGAAGTAGCAAATCCAAAACACGTACGCACTGAAAAATTCGAGAAGCCGATCGGAATCGATCATGTCTTTCTCCTTCTTCAAGCCGTCGCGGCCTAGATCCCCACAGGAGGTCGCCAAAGCCATCAAGGACAGCCTCACGGCCCTCGACACCAAAACCGTCGTCGAAGTTAAAGCCCTCGAAAAGGTCTCCCTCTTTATCTCTCACCCAAAATTTTCATTAATACATTCCATAATAATTCGTGCTCCTAATGTCAATTGAGCGATTTATTCAACACATTTCGGCAAAATACCGCCATGGCTATGGAATTTGCTTTCCTTTTGGGGTTTTTGTACGGATCGGTTTGTACAAAAAGGCATTTTTGGCTCTATCTGCTGCGTAAACGATACATGAAAGGCGAAAAAATTGGTTTATATTACTATAAAGCAAAAATTGTCTAACGAGGAAGATTGAATTGTGCACAATGCACACCTGTTGCTTCTTGCATATTGACTTGCCCACGAGTCGAGTCCCAGTAAATTTTTTTCGGATTTTGATGCTTGTTTTATTTTGCATTCAAGGCATTGGAAGAAGTCGACAAGAATTTCGGAATTATGAGGTGTATGCTTTGCGGAGAAGGGGATACCGAACCCAACGCGGATCAGGTTTCACAGTTGGTGCAAGAAATATGTAAGGAGGACATTATTGCTCTTTTGGTTCACAAGTTAATGATACTAGGATGGGAAGTAAgtgttttcttcttcctcttcttcttttccccACTGGAATATTAAACATTTTGACATGTAGCTTCACTGATTTCTCACATTGATGTAGTGTTTTCAACACAGGCAAGAAAGGATTTAGTTTACTGCTGGTCCATACTGTTGAAACAGAAGGTTGGCTCCACGTATTGCTGCGTGGAATACATTGAAAACCATTTGGAGCTACTAGACTTTATTGTCGTGTGGTAAGGTTATTCAATCCTTTTCCTGAACTTTTTAtttgatctttttatttgtcatattaattttctgtgCTTCATGCACATTGGATATACATACATtgccaataaagaaaaaaagcaaaTTGAGTTTCCACTATTTCATGGAGTGGCCGTGGTAATTAGAAAACCTTGTTGCTAATTCTTGCGTTGTTTACTTACCACTACATGTATATTCCTTCAATTTACTTACCATCCAGTGCACTGTACTTACCATGTGGTGCTGTGTACCTACCTTTCAGTGCTGTATTATTACTGATATTAAGTGGATAtttttgaacataacatgttgTTATCATTTTCTACCAGTTATGATAACAAGGAAATTGCTTTGACTTGTGGAAATATGTTGAGGGAATGCATCAAATTCCCAACACTTGCAAAGTAAGACATTCAAACTTTTCTTATATGTTGCCATTACCATCATCATTACATTATGATCATCACCATCACCATCATTATGTTTGATGCTTCATTTTGATTATGGTCTTTTGAGGCATATATATTGGGAGATTTGTGAGATGATGAGGCTCAATTCCTAGTGCATGTGTAAAACTGCTAGCTGTAAAAAGTTTGAACTTTGTTTTGATGGTGATAAGTATTGTTAATGACTCTTGTTAGGATATATGATCTGTATATCATTGTTTAGATAGGCTAAAATCTACTCGCATACAATTTGTCCTGTGGAATTATTGAATACGTTAACTGCAGTTTTTATATCAAATGTGAGCATGTTATCATCACACAACTTTGCTTAGATTCAACTATGAAAAAGCCTGAGCCTTTTGcctaaaatttaaagattacCCTAAATTTGGAAGCGTAGTTTACTTCTAACATAGTTACCAGGTACCAGAAATTGAAAGTGATAAGCTTTTCCCACCACTTCGTATTGAGGACCGATGTTTACTGAATGTTTACTGAAACCAATTTATGATATCTACCGTAAATTTTCAACCTTTCCCTTCTTGTAGAGCCTCTAGCTCACTAGGTATATTTTTAAGTCTATTTTATATGTGTTCAAGCTTTTATAGACAAATACTACTTTCATCACCTTGTCAgtgtctttttcaaattcaatGAATATTAAACATATGGATCTTGGACCTGCAAAATGTAATGGGTTTAGTTTTCTAGAGGAGCATTCACGTATATGGTAGTTTGATCAATGACCTTTATATTCAAGGCATACCCTCTCTTTTATAAGGAGGAGGTCTAGCGTTGAACCCATTATTTCTGAGACTTATTAGGTTCAAtaatcttctattttatttttgagaagaataaaaaaaagaaaaaaaaaagaaaaaagaaaaaagaaaaaagaaaaagatttggTTGTTCCAGTATGCAGTGGAATGAGCAAAGTGGAATAGCTTCAGAAGTTGAGGATTTCTCATTTgtgttaaaattttgttttacaGTTATTTGAAACTTTGAAAGTCGATTGTATTGTCAAGTAAAAAGGGGTTTTGTGGTCGTTGCTTTTGCTGGTTAATGTTGGTTTTGAGGCTGTCTTATTTTGTGCAAGTgagtttcatatttttttacacatttACATTTGGTAATGATTTTTCAGATACATATTGGAGTCTGCAAGCTTCGAGCTGTTCTTCAAATTTGTGGAGTTGCCTAATTTTGATGTTGCTTCTGATGCATTTTCTACGTTTAAGGTCAGATTATGAATGTTTAAGTTTGTATATTCTTTTGTGTTTACCCATTGAATATCTTAGTCCCTTTCTTTGCTagtccattatatttatttttccctAAAGAAATTCTTGGCAGGATCTGCTTACTAAACATGGAACCGTGGTCTGTGAATATTTGACTGCTCATTATGATGAGGTTTGCTTGCTCCAAATCTTTCTTCCTCATTATGAACAAATTTAGGCAGCGGCATATATTGCTTGGAACTTCTAATGTGTTCTTTTAGTAAGTATTTTATCCCTAGGCTATCTGCTTGACCATGAAGCTTTTTGGAGGATAATCTAAATTTTCTTAATTCATTGTTTTGGAGACAATCAAGTGCACCTACCTGATATTGTGAACCTGCATGGCGTAGGCAGTGAACATAGCTTTGTTCAAAACTTATTTTTGCATATTTACATTTATTATTCAGCTTATCTATAGGAGATTATCTTTGCAGTTCTTTGATTCATATGAGAAACTCTTGACATCCACTAATTATGTGACAAGGAGGCAATCTTTAAAGGTAGTTCTCATCATAGTTTCCAGTTGTGTCTTCTGCTATTCTCTTGATCCATAGATGTGTTAAGAATAGACTGCTCATGAATTTTAGCTTCTCTCGGATTTTCTTTTGGAGCCTCCAAATTCCAATATAATGAAGCGCTACATTTTAGAAGTTCGGCACTTGAAAGTAATGATGACATTACTAAAGGTATAGTACTTTTTATCACGTCCTTTGTCCTCTGTTTCTTTTGgtattatttgtttgaatgccCATTCATGACCAATGGGCAATGCTGTAAATTCTTTTATGGATGCTTCAGAGTTCAGTTGCTGAGAATAGAATTTCAGTTTTATGCAACTAAACAGTATTCACATCATTTTCATGTTCTTTTGCCTCTTTTGCTCAGCTTTCCCTGTCTCATATTTCGAGTTTACATGCGTACAGTTTAATTGATGTTGCTGTTTATGCTGATATTCATATCAACATCAAGACAATCACTTTCTGCTGTTTATGGCAAGATATGAGATCTTATCAATTATCCAATTCCATCCTTAGATTTGTCCTCACGatacaaattaaagtatcaaCTACCTTAGCGTGGATGGGTTGTTGGTGCTCAGTAAAATTTCTGTTTTATATAGGAAAACTAAATTAATAGTTTTATCTTGAATATGAACTTTAGATGTATCACATCCACCTAAGCCTTTCAAGCATTGTTTTCCCCCTTTATTTGCCCGGTCTGATTACATTGTCCTATTCTGCCTCCTGGGTTGATTCGAACTTTGAGTTGATAGGGTTAAATCTTGGTAAATTGACGGGAAGCCCAATCTATAATAAAATAGCTTTCCAAGTTCCCTGTATCATGAAAATTACTGaaaaatacatgcatgtaacAGTTTCTCCTCTttgctttgaattttttaattgtctGAACAGGATTCAAGCAAAAATATCCAGATATCTGCTTTCCACATTTTCAAGGTGCTTAAATTTGTCTCCTTTCTTGTATTGTATCTGTAGTTGCTAATTTgcgtcttttttcttttttacatgtTCCTTCTGATGCACTTAGAAAGTACCACTGGTGTCCTGTAAATATCCACTTCTTTGACAAC
Coding sequences within it:
- the LOC122274428 gene encoding calcium-binding protein 39; protein product: MSFSFFKPSRPRSPQEVAKAIKDSLTALDTKTVVEVKALEKALEEVDKNFGIMRCMLCGEGDTEPNADQVSQLVQEICKEDIIALLVHKLMILGWEARKDLVYCWSILLKQKVGSTYCCVEYIENHLELLDFIVVCYDNKEIALTCGNMLRECIKFPTLAKYILESASFELFFKFVELPNFDVASDAFSTFKDLLTKHGTVVCEYLTAHYDEFFDSYEKLLTSTNYVTRRQSLKLLSDFLLEPPNSNIMKRYILEVRHLKVMMTLLKDSSKNIQISAFHIFKVFVANPNKPREIKVILTKNHEKLLELLHSLSAGKGAEDEQFEEEKELIIKEIARVSRLPVLEC